From a single Cotesia glomerata isolate CgM1 linkage group LG6, MPM_Cglom_v2.3, whole genome shotgun sequence genomic region:
- the LOC123267912 gene encoding ATP-dependent DNA helicase pif1-like produces the protein MTDDILHQHRTRCNDLAITFSDDMYNEALIAIEDLCIIIANLPLSHFSMNSPNRGATDLMNTEMNREMQYNTVETAAIVTRNVPLMNEEQRTIYDRIMLAVSAGQGGFFFLGAPGGTGKTFLISLILAKIRSNNGIALAVASSGVAATLLDGGRTAHSVFKLPLNIQNNPDSVCNIKKQSSIATVLKQCKIIIWDECAMAHKHSLEALNRTLKDIKNNDKLFGGTLLVLSGDFRQTLPVISNSTSADEINACLKSSTLWRNVEIVQLKVNMRVQMLQDPSAETFSKQLLDIGDGKVTIAETGYIKLANDFCTIIDSSVMTMHDHSQPYSTVHDCVPSEL, from the exons ATGACTGATGATATATTGCATCAACATCGTACACGGTGTAACGACCTAGCGATAACATTCAGCGACGATATGTACAATGAAGCATTGATTGCTATTGAGGATCTTTGCATTATCATTGCCAACTTACCACTCAGTCATTTCAGTATGAATTCGCCAAATCGAGGTGCAACTGATTTAATGAACACTGAAATGAATCGTGAAATGCAGTACAATACTGTAGAAACGGCGGCGATTGTTACTCGCAATGTCCCACTAATGAATGAGGAACAAAGAACCATTTACGACCGCATTATGCTCGCAGTTTCAGCAGGACAAGGTGGGTTCTTCTTTTTAGGTGCACCAGGTGGAACTGGCAAGACATTCCTTATTTCGCTAATTCTCGCGAAAATACGATCCAATAATGGCATCGCATTGGCCGTTGCATCATCGGGCGTTGCGGCAACTTTATTGGATGGAGGCAGAACAGCTCATTCAGTATTCAAGCTAccactaaatattcaaaataacccTGACTCAGTgtgcaacataaaaaaacaatcgtcCATAGCCACAGTGCtgaaacagtgtaaaattatcatctggGATGAATGTGCCATGGCACACAAACATTCGCTTGAGGCGTTGAACAggacattgaaagatattaaaaacaacgaCAAACTATTTGGTGGCACTCTGTTAGTTCTTTCAGGTGACTTCAGACAAACACTTCCCGTCATTTCAAATTCAACATCCGCTGATGAAATCAACGCCTGCTTAAAATCATCGACATTGTGGCGTAATGTTGAAATAGTACAGCTGAAAGTAAATATGcgcgttcaaatgcttcaagatccaTCCGCTGAAACATTCTCAAAACAACTCTTAGATATCGGCGATGGAAAAGTCACTATAGCTGAAACTGGATACATAAAATTAGCGAATgatttctgcacaatcattgattc GTCTGTCATGACTATGCATGATCATTCACAACCGTACTCGACTGTGCATGACTGTGTACCATCAGAACTGTAA